TATAAGCCAAATGGACCAACAAAGGCTATGAGAAAGTGCATTggacaaataaaaataagaagCAAGTAAGACAGCATATGACTTGATCCCCAACAGGCTAAAGAAGAAGTAAAAGAGAGGGGAGAAAAAGGAGGGAGGAAATCAGCTAGgacaaaagtttttgagcgaaataaattttatccGATGATAATTTTGCTTCCTTCAAACGTATAAGCAGGAATCGCCAAGTTAAGAGGTGCAGGACCACGGCGAATACGACCAGAGATATCATAATGAGAACCGTGACAAGGGCAGAACCATCCGCCATAGTCACCAGCTTCGCCAATGGGTACACAACCAAGATGAGTACAGACACCAATCATAACAAGCCACTCGGGTTTTTGAACACGGTCAGAGTCCGCTTGAGGATCCCTAAGAGTGCTAATATCTACAGAATTGGCTTCTTGGATTTCTTCAGGAGTACGATGACGGATAAAAACAGGCTTACCCTGCCATTTGACGACAAGGTTCTTTCCCTCTGGAATTTTCGACAAATCAACCTCGGCCTTCGACATAGCCAACACATCAGCAGATGCAGACCAACTCGCCAAGAAATCATGAACAGTAGCTTGAG
This region of Schizosaccharomyces pombe strain 972h- genome assembly, chromosome: II genomic DNA includes:
- the rip1 gene encoding Rieske iron-sulfur protein, ubiquinol-cytochrome-c reductase complex subunit 5, Rip1, translated to MLAKQFISKSLASSLRRLLPVSSTASSLKGSMMTIPKFTSIRTYTDSPEMPDFSEYQTKSTGDRSRVISYAMVGTMGALTAAGAQATVHDFLASWSASADVLAMSKAEVDLSKIPEGKNLVVKWQGKPVFIRHRTPEEIQEANSVDISTLRDPQADSDRVQKPEWLVMIGVCTHLGCVPIGEAGDYGGWFCPCHGSHYDISGRIRRGPAPLNLAIPAYTFEGSKIIIG